Proteins encoded together in one Priestia aryabhattai window:
- a CDS encoding B12-binding domain-containing radical SAM protein — MNIVVSTLNAKYIHTSLALRCLKAYAEPDYKVDMAEYTIKDPAMNIVTDLYKRNPDIIGFSCYIWNIEETIKVAQMLKKINPELIIIFGGPEVTYDVTHWLERIPEADFIAIGEGEETFKQLLDELHGARQFENVSGVAFRKEGKPVVNPQRNKIDLREMPSPFRFEEDRQELSKRVVYIETSRGCPFSCQFCLSSIEVGVRYFDREKVKEDIRYLMDNGARTIKFVDRTFNISRSYAMEMFQFLIDEHREGTVFQFEITADIMRPEVIQFLNDNAPKGLFRFEIGVQSTNDAVNELVKRKQNFKKLTRTVTMVKEGGKIDQHLDLIAGLPDEDYNSFKNTFNDVFALRPEELQLGFLKMLRGTGLRLSAPHYNYQYMDQSPYEILSNNVLPFSDVVRIKHVEDILEKFWNDHRMDETIEFLVEHCYDTPFDFFQNFGTYWDEMGWVRIGHQLEDLFRRLKQYIQTESFSNEEMIEGFMKIDYLQNQKHKPRKPWWDDKVEKQVRSHYYQQMLANPSIMGQAFEAEQLAEKELYKHTVLEILPFDYMYYKQTGQMNEKPSVLLAYYDQKANNTKLYSAPVEAFGLPVVS; from the coding sequence ATGAACATTGTTGTCAGTACATTGAATGCGAAGTATATTCATACTTCTTTAGCCCTTCGATGTTTAAAAGCCTATGCCGAGCCTGACTATAAAGTAGATATGGCCGAATATACGATTAAAGATCCTGCTATGAACATTGTCACGGATTTATATAAACGCAACCCAGATATTATTGGTTTCAGCTGTTACATTTGGAATATTGAAGAAACGATTAAAGTCGCACAAATGCTGAAAAAGATCAATCCCGAGCTCATCATTATATTCGGTGGACCAGAAGTAACCTATGATGTGACTCACTGGCTAGAGCGTATTCCTGAAGCTGACTTTATCGCTATTGGTGAAGGAGAAGAAACATTCAAGCAGCTGTTAGACGAACTTCACGGAGCGCGTCAGTTTGAAAACGTAAGCGGCGTGGCTTTCCGAAAGGAAGGAAAACCAGTTGTTAATCCACAGCGCAATAAAATTGATCTGCGCGAAATGCCTTCCCCTTTCCGTTTTGAAGAAGACCGCCAAGAACTTTCAAAACGCGTTGTGTATATTGAAACAAGCCGCGGCTGTCCGTTTAGCTGTCAGTTCTGTCTCTCTTCTATTGAAGTAGGCGTTCGTTATTTCGACCGAGAAAAAGTAAAAGAAGATATTCGCTATTTGATGGATAACGGAGCGCGCACAATTAAGTTCGTAGACCGCACGTTCAACATCAGCCGCAGCTACGCCATGGAAATGTTCCAATTTTTAATTGATGAACATCGTGAAGGTACCGTATTTCAATTTGAAATTACTGCCGATATTATGCGTCCAGAAGTCATTCAGTTCTTAAATGATAATGCACCAAAAGGGTTATTCCGCTTTGAAATTGGCGTTCAGTCCACAAATGATGCCGTCAACGAACTAGTCAAACGCAAGCAAAACTTTAAAAAGTTAACGCGTACCGTAACAATGGTAAAAGAAGGCGGAAAGATCGACCAGCATTTAGATTTAATCGCGGGACTGCCAGACGAAGATTATAACTCATTTAAAAATACGTTTAATGATGTATTTGCACTTCGCCCTGAAGAGCTTCAGTTAGGTTTTTTAAAAATGCTTCGCGGCACCGGCTTACGCTTAAGTGCGCCTCACTATAATTATCAATACATGGATCAGTCGCCTTATGAAATTTTAAGCAATAACGTCTTGCCATTTTCAGATGTCGTACGTATCAAACATGTAGAAGATATTTTAGAAAAGTTTTGGAATGACCATCGAATGGATGAAACAATAGAGTTTTTAGTAGAGCACTGCTATGATACACCTTTTGATTTCTTCCAAAACTTTGGAACGTATTGGGATGAAATGGGCTGGGTTCGAATCGGTCACCAGCTTGAAGATTTATTCAGACGCCTTAAACAGTATATTCAAACAGAGAGTTTTTCAAATGAAGAAATGATTGAAGGGTTTATGAAAATTGATTATTTACAAAACCAAAAGCATAAGCCTCGTAAACCTTGGTGGGACGATAAAGTAGAAAAACAAGTCCGCTCTCACTACTATCAGCAAATGCTTGCTAATCCTTCTATTATGGGACAGGCTTTTGAAGCTGAACAGCTTGCTGAAAAAGAATTATACAAGCACACTGTTTTAGAGATTCTTCCATTTGATTATATGTATTATAAACAAACGGGACAAATGAATGAAAAACCATCTGTTCTCCTTGCTTATTATGATCAAAAAGCAAATAATACAAAGCTTTATTCAGCACCTGTAGAAGCATTTGGCCTTCCAGTTGTAAGCTAA